One window of Streptococcus suis genomic DNA carries:
- a CDS encoding NAD(P)H-dependent oxidoreductase, whose protein sequence is MSNILFLVGSLREGSFTAQLAQAAENALEGKATVSYLDWKEIPVFSQDLEADAPASVKAAREAVVAADAIWIFSPVYNAAIPGSVKNVLDWLSRALDLSDPRGASALHEKVATVSITSFAHQEDAAVQYRALLPFIRTNFVDELTFATNGAPVDEEQLAKQVDAVLAAIN, encoded by the coding sequence ATGTCAAACATTTTATTTTTAGTTGGTTCTCTTCGTGAAGGTTCATTCACTGCTCAATTGGCTCAAGCTGCTGAAAATGCACTTGAAGGTAAAGCAACTGTATCTTACCTTGATTGGAAAGAAATTCCTGTATTCTCACAAGATTTGGAAGCTGATGCTCCTGCATCTGTAAAAGCTGCGCGTGAAGCAGTTGTTGCTGCTGACGCTATCTGGATTTTCTCACCAGTTTACAACGCTGCTATCCCTGGTTCAGTGAAAAATGTTCTCGATTGGCTCAGCCGTGCACTTGATTTGTCAGATCCACGTGGTGCATCTGCTCTTCATGAAAAAGTGGCAACAGTATCTATCACTTCATTTGCACACCAAGAAGATGCAGCTGTTCAATACCGTGCACTTCTTCCATTCATCCGCACAAACTTCGTAGATGAATTGACATTTGCAACAAACGGCGCTCCAGTTGATGAAGAACAATTGGCTAAACAAGTTGACGCTGTTCTCGCTGCAATTAACTAA
- a CDS encoding peptidase, protein MAKTSREPWISLTLGQQFLIGSAVILTVLTFSILLILEMASSPYAQASERAENLARQAVQLETIETINSYRGVDDFHTVLGTDSAGQELAILVSDQTSQVYVYKLSDGVAQAQAETIAQEQGAGQIDRAIIGMREGKPIWEIKSGTAYYNIDFKTGDFIKKEGL, encoded by the coding sequence ATGGCGAAAACATCACGTGAACCTTGGATTAGCCTGACCTTAGGTCAACAATTCTTGATTGGTTCAGCAGTTATCCTGACGGTTTTGACATTTTCTATACTCCTGATTTTGGAAATGGCCAGCAGTCCCTATGCCCAGGCAAGTGAGAGGGCGGAGAATCTGGCCCGTCAAGCAGTCCAGTTGGAAACCATTGAAACGATTAATTCCTACCGAGGTGTGGACGACTTTCATACCGTCTTAGGGACGGATTCTGCTGGACAAGAGCTGGCAATCCTAGTGTCAGATCAAACCTCCCAAGTTTATGTTTACAAACTATCTGACGGCGTTGCCCAAGCCCAGGCTGAGACCATTGCCCAAGAGCAGGGAGCCGGCCAGATTGACCGCGCGATTATCGGCATGCGGGAGGGCAAGCCTATTTGGGAAATCAAGTCAGGGACGGCCTATTATAACATTGATTTTAAAACTGGAGACTTTATCAAAAAGGAGGGCTTATGA
- a CDS encoding MarR family transcriptional regulator has translation MNKVENSLKENQHALHSLVVFRRAANTISRQETDIIRKHGLTVGQFGVMEALYNKGNLRIQDLIDKLLSTSGNMTVVIRNMVRDGYIFKTQDESDKRASLIGLTPFGRETIEKVLPEHYAHVGKIFSVLSQEEQDLLADLLKKFKFIDKNVAN, from the coding sequence ATGAATAAAGTAGAAAACTCTCTAAAAGAAAATCAGCATGCCCTACATAGTTTAGTTGTCTTTCGTCGCGCTGCCAATACTATTAGCAGACAGGAGACAGATATCATCAGAAAACATGGATTAACCGTTGGCCAATTTGGCGTGATGGAAGCACTTTACAATAAGGGGAATTTGCGCATCCAAGATTTGATTGATAAGCTACTCAGCACTTCTGGCAACATGACGGTGGTCATTCGGAATATGGTCCGTGATGGCTATATCTTCAAGACCCAGGATGAAAGTGATAAGCGGGCTTCCTTGATTGGTTTGACTCCTTTCGGTCGGGAAACGATTGAGAAGGTTTTGCCGGAACACTATGCTCATGTTGGAAAAATTTTCTCTGTTTTGAGCCAGGAAGAACAGGATTTATTGGCCGATTTACTAAAAAAATTCAAATTCATAGACAAAAATGTTGCTAATTAG